The Desertibacillus haloalkaliphilus region TTGTCTCCTTGATCAATACTTACATCCTTATCTAAAATTAATTGTTTCGTTTCACTAACACTACTAGTAGGTAAACCTGACAAATCATGACTCTTTTCTTCTCCTGACATTTCCTCATTCAATAACTCATCTAACAACTCATCATCCTCAATCGTTTCACTAAGTACCACATACCCATGCTCCTGTTCTTTCCGATCTACAGATTCACTATCTTCCATCAAATCGTTTTGAAGATCAGACAGAAGCTGGTCAGCTCCTGTCCCCTCTTCTATGGAAGAATGTTCAACATGTTTTTCCCTGGATTCTGACATGAAATTAGGTTCAACAACCGTATGGAAATGGTCGTTATAACTTGACGCATCGATAGAACCATCAGGTAAATATGAGAGTTTACCGATTAATTCACGATCATAACCTACGGCATCTGTTAATTTCGTTTCCTTTTTACTATCTTTTTCGTAGTAAGCCTTTAAATTTATTTCAATCCAGTACCATTCCAAGATGTAGTAAAAAGTGATTGCCACCATTGCTATTAAATCTGATACCAATATATACATGAAAAACGTCCTCCCATTATTTAAAAATCATTCGTCAAAAATGAGCTCAAATGCCAATTGTCCTTCAATCGCATCAGTTTTCTTTCGCTTTTTTGTCTTCACTTCTGCTTCTACAAGACGAAACGCATTGTCTTGTTCCTCCGGCTGTTCATCACCTGTTAAGTGATAAAGAATTTGTCCATCCGGGGCTGAAGTAAAACCAAATGCTTCGACCATATCAACTTTCAGGATGCCATTCTGAACCGAAAATCCAGGGATGCCACCTTGAACCTTGTCCACGACTTCATCAAGTTTCTTCAGTAACACATTTTTGGTTGGAACCGATGTAAGCGTAGATTCAATCCATGAGATGATTTGGTCTTTGATGCTAATATCATCACTAGATTCTGGATCAATCCCACACATACGTAAGGTTTGACTCGCTAGAGCCTTCATTCTAGAAGATAGAACATCTTTAAACTCCGACTCGTTGACCGTTTCGACATCTTCTAAATCCTTTGCTGCAAGCTCCGTCCAAGCATTTGCAACATCAGACGAGGCAAAACAATCAGCTAAATCGGATGCTAGCGAGGATTGACCGTCACGACTATATTGAGCTAGTTCACTCTTGTCTAGTCGACCTTCCGTTAATAGAGCATGTCCTCTCGCACTCATAATCTTTAAAAATTGCGCCATCTGTTGACTGCCGTTATACACCAGGTAGTATACGCGACACTCTTGATCCTGCCCAATGCGCCACGCGCGTCTGCTAGATTGACGAATCTTAGAGATTTGATAATCTAGCTGTGTAATGCATCCCTAATCCTTCTAGTAATACTAGGGAGGATTAGGGGTAGCATTTACCCATTTCGGGTCCGATAGGTAAGAGATATCCTTAGCATTACCTATTAGGATCTCTTTTCCCCCGGCTCGCACCGTACGTGAAGGTTTCCCTTCATACGGCGCCCCATCGTCGTTTCATAACTGGTTGACTTAAACCAGTTGCCCTATTTGACTTCCTCCGTTAACTTTTCTCGGAAATTGAGAATCTTCTTCCAAACTTTAATCCCTAACTTAGAATAGTCTTTGTCATTGTGAATTTTGGAGTGACATTGTATATGCAGTGTTGCAAGGTTAGATACCTTGTTTACCTTATCTGTTGGTAGTCTGGGATTGATATGATGTGTCGTTAGATTAAACCCTTCGATTTTCTCACCGCAGACTCTGCATTTCCCTTTATCTCTATTGAATGTGTACGCTCTGTTGAGAAAGTACTCGAAGTTGTATAAACTTCTTGTTTGCCCGTAAGCGATACGTTCGGACAAGGTTGTATTAAGGAGTTCATCGGCTCTTTTGAGTAAAGGGATTTTCCCCGTTCTTCTTTCGTGAAGTTTTCTCCCTTCCGAAGAGTAAGGAGTTTCCTTTTGGTTCTTTAGTCGAGTAGTAGTGTACTTCACAAAGAAAAGATGTGTGATACCTATAGTCATTTCACCGTACCTTATAGAAGGTATTTTGGTGGTGTATGACTGATGAACTGACCTTAAGTTATCTACCTTGTTCGCTGGCATAAGTTTCCCGCCATGTCTCCGCAGTGTCCAATAGGCTGCATCATAAATATGTCGTGCATATCTATTGAATATGACGTTGACATAAGTCGCACATTCATAATAGTTGTGGAGCCCTTTAATTTTGGAGTTAATAAGGTTGATTTTGTGTATTAATCTCTTCTTATCTTTCTCCTTTTTAAGAGCTACAATGTCTTTCCTTATCATTTTCAACTTCGGTTTCAGTTTACTCTCATCAGGTTTATATATCCGCTTCGTGATTTACCTTTAATCACTTTAAAAGTGAATCCTAGGAATCGAATGGGTTTCTTCTTGATATTAGTGATATGCGTTTTATCTTCGGACAAATCCAGCTTTAGGTTGCTTTTAAGGTATTTGGCAATGCGATATTTCCACTTTTCTGCATTTCTTTTTGAGTTAGTTATTAATATCCAATCATCTGCGTATCTAATTAAGTATGCAGGTTTAAAACGATCTCCACCATTTCTTAGAGCTCTATTTCTTTTGCTAGCTGTACTGTATTGGTGTTTGGTTCGTTTCTCTTCCCACTCTCTTGTTATCCAGTTATCAAACTTGTCAAGATACACATTGGCTAGAAGTGGGGAGATAATACCACCCTGAGGTGTCCCTATTTCGTTTTTCTGAACCTCGTTCATAATTCCCGCTTCTAGCATTGATTTAATGATCATAAGTACCCTTTTATCCCGTATACCCATACCCCATAACTTCTTAAGGAGTATACGGTGATTTACGTTGTCAAAGAATTTACTTATATCGCCTTCTACTACCCAGTAACAACCAGTTTTGCGGACAATATCAGTTGTTCTTTCGATAGCCATTTGTGCACTTCTCATGGGACGAAAACCATATGAGTGTGCAAAGAATTGTGCTTCTACGATAGGTTCAATGACAATCCTTACACATTCTTGTATGATTCTGTCTATGATAGATGGTATGCCTAGAGGTCGTTTTTCACTTGTTCCCGGTTTCGGAATGAAAACTCTTCTAACCGGTCGTGGTTTGTAATTTATTAGAGTTGATTTAACCCTTTCAATTACTTCGTTATAATCCTTCTTTAGAATATCCTCTTGCATATTCTCTCCATCTGAACCTGGTGTTTGGCTACCTTGGTTTCCTTTGATATTGTGGATTGCCGTTAGGATCACTACGTCTGAATTTATAATTTCTAGTAAACCTTTAAATGCGAATATTCTTCCACTCTCTTTTCCTTCTTTAGCTTTCGTGAAGAAGGTGTCTACTATTGTTTGGAGTTCACTCTCTGATTTCGGATAGTTTAATTTTTGAGCCAATGCAACCACCTCCTTTGGATGGTTTTATTGGTTTTAGTCAGGTTTGCACAACGGCTTCCTAAACAGGTTAACGTGTTAGTCAGGTAAACAACGACTATGCCCCTTCACTCCACACTCATTACAAGTGCTTCCTCATTACTACGGGCTCCCGTCCTTCGGATACAGTAATCATTTCCTATTACTTAGAGTCTTGGGTGCTCATTCACCTACTCATACTCTTCCGAAGTTCCTCTGTTCCTTGTATCCTAGCTTTACATAATCACCTTAGCTCTCCTCTATGACCCGTTAGCCATCTTTTTATCCACTGCTAGCCGGATTAAAGACACATTTCTTTTAGAAGAAAGGTGCAGACAAAGCAACTACCAATACTTTGTCCACGGCTAAACTCCTTTGGGAGCTACTACCTTTAATTCGGTAATACATCATCTTTCGAGCCGTACATACGAGGATTCCTGATGAGTAAGCATAGTGATTTTATAGCCCCCCGATTACTTTACTAACCACTTCTCAGGTCTGTGTTTCACCGCCTTCACCGAGCTTCGAACCTCCTATTAATAAGAATAGGACGCACGTCGGAGTATTAGGGCAAGATTGCTAGCATTCAATCTCGGATAGGAACTCCCCCTATCTATTCAGATACAAAGTTAGTATCAGATTCGATACCCTCAGTTTTACCTCATATTTCTACAGGGATTGTCTGAGAACAGAGCGCACGATAGTAAATGATAGATGGCCAGTATAATAGATCCAAACCGACCTCAACTAATCCCATATTACAGATGACCACTGGAATTTCCGCTTCTTTTAATTCTTCCAATCGATCTGAACGTTTATCGGTATTCGTCTCGTTCAGAATACGACACGTAATCCCTTCTTCTCTTAAAACCTCTTGAATCCGTTCGTTAATACCAAATTTGCCTGTATATTGAGTGAACACGACGCAACGACGATTCTCACGAAGCTCTTTTTTCACAAGCTTAATTAATTCTCTTTCTTTTGCATGACGTCCATCAATTGATGGAGCACCAATGACATCGCCATCATCATCATCCCCAAACTGTACATAAGCACCTAAGTCTGGACGATCAGCATAGTTGATGGTGGCGGGGATAAATTTTGAGAATGCTCCTTTTGCACCAGCCATCGCAGCTAGACTACAACGCTTGTGTAGTTCTTCGTGAAAGCTGTGATAATAGGAACCGTGCTCACGATCAAAATCTATGAAAATAGGCATCTCCTTAAGTTCAACCAATGGAAGTCCCATATCACCAAGTTCTAAAAACCCTGCCTTGTGTAACAAGAATTGCGTTGTCATTTGTGGTGCAATCCCAGGTTCCTCCGTAGGCATTTGAGCTTTACGCTTTCTGCGAGTGGTCCAACCGGTTTCTTCTTCGTCGTCTAACTTCACCACTTGCTTAAGCTTCCCATATCGTTCCGCCCACGTGATATCACCCGTTTTATGATTGACATCAACTTCAAGTAGTGACTTCGCATCGGTTCTCCAAAGAATCTCCTTAATACTCGTCGATTTACCTGTCGTTAGAGTTCCAGTCAGTAGTAAATTCTTCTTTGCCGCTTTGACCATTTGAGCAAACGCATCACCACGTCCTGAGTCACCAGCTTTTGCTTGGTGCACCTCATCCATGATAAACAAGTCAAACCAGCCATTCATACGCCTTAAAACATTAGAGATGTTTGTGCGCTTACGAATACGTGTCTCCCCACGCTTTTTAATCGCGGGTCTCCACAGCTTTGTATGGCACTCACTCTCATGTTCCTTAAGATCTTGTAAAAACTCTTCCTTTTCAGGTTCATTTTTATAAAAATTCGTATTATGAGTACATTTCTTTACTCGTCTAGACTTACGCCATTTAACTTTTTGCCCTTCAATCAAACCATTGGGTCCAAGCTTTCCACCCATACGAGCTTCTTCGATCTCTTCATGAGACGGCGGCCATCCATATGCTAAATCACCCCATTCAAGCGGTTGGATTTCCTCATCCACCGTTTTCATGAGTTGATTACCACAATCAGGACAATGCCACCCATATTCAGATTTCGTGCCTTTCACTCGTTTCCATACACCGCCAAAGTACGGTTCTGGACTCATTTTCGCTTTATCAATCCCAACTAAATAAAACTCTAATCCTTGGGGTTGATAGCCATTCCGTACTTTTCGATAGAGTTGTAAAGCCTCATTGGAATTATTAATGATATGAACCTTTGCGTGTGGCAGCGTAGGCAAAATCTCTTTTGATCGCCATTTTTTCAACGTGATACCTGGAGCTGATAATAAAACCGCCGTTCCACGATTTGCGCCGTTTTGCTTGCGACGTTCATGAAGAACTGTTGTTACACCTGTAGAAATGATCGACTTCCCAGTTCCCATGTCACCCGAGCAAATCACACTAGTTTCATAATCTAGTGTGTTTACAAGTGCCTGAATCATGTTAGCCTGTGCTGGGAATGGAATCCGCTTCATTGTTGTCCCAATAGCAGGATCAATCGGGTCACCGACTTGGTGACGGGGTTTCAATTTTGCCAATAACTTCCCAAATACTTCGGAGTTATTGAGCATATAGTCTTTCATTCCCCACTCAGGATTAAAACGTCCTTGAACCGTTGTTTTCGGTATGATTAACCGACAACCTCTGCGTATAAGAACATTATTCATTTCACCTACAGCTGTTCCGTTCTCCCGTTCTTCCTCCATGATTTTTTTCATATACGATAATTCTTCTGAAATGACTTCTAGCACTTCATTTTCATTACCGTCAAAGCGACATGCTTTCATATCTGGCCATAACGTTGTTAAATCAGGATTTTGGATCACTTGCAGTTGACTCACCTTGTCACTAAATAATTCATTATAGTGTTCAAGCCACTCTTTCGGTAACCCGAAACGCGCTTGCACATGATGAGACACTGCTTTTTCAACGTCGCCATCTAAAGCGATGATATAGCCCGTATCGCTTTTATCTGACTCTAATTGCTCTTCAATCCCTTGTATGGTAGCTAAGGAATTATAAACCATCCCATGAACAACATCACCTTCACCAATTTTCCTCTCAAGGCGTCTATATGGATGTAAGGATCGAAAATACTCTTCATTGTCTATAAACAGTGGGCGATTTTCAATAAAGCCAGCTGTAACAGCCGTTGTCGCCTCTGGAATTCCAACATAAGATGCAGCAATCACTCGGTTTTTATCCTCCAGTGGATCAACCACTAAAAAGTGAAGTGTTGCATCAAAATGTCTGTCTTGCGCTCTCATAGAAACATTCATACTCATATCATTCGCCTTGACCTATGAAATGAATAGTCGGAGGGGGAAACCCTCTGACCATCATCATAAGTCAGAGGGCAATCCCTCCTTTTTACTACTTCATTTTCATCTATATAAAAGCAAATGCTTTGCTACTCTAAATCTGTTACGCCATATTCGGGTGAAAAGACCCGAACCACTGATTTATAATGCTTCGTGTATTCTTCATGAGTGGTTTGTCCCTCATCATTTGTGATGTTTTTCTTTTCCGTTACCTGTTTTGTAATACCAGTGATCATATGCGAACCCATATTTCCACCTATCGCACCGCTTGCAACAGCAATTCCACCATGCGTTGGTTTTAAAGGCAGTATTGGGTTTTTCATCGAGACTTGATGTTCAGATGGAGAAAATCGTTTTTCTGCCTCTGCTTTCAATGTGCTCGACGCTAAATCTTTAGCTAACTCACTGATATTCAAACGACCTGCTCTGAAAAGTTGAATCGAATCTTCCGAATCACATACAACGAACTCTCCATCCGTAATTTCATCCGTCGTTGGCAACACTTCTGGACCCTCACCACTGATTTCACGAAGGTACTTATTCGTTTTCTTACGTTCCTCGCTGGATGGTCGTCCAAAATAGCCAAAAACCACCACTTGCTTAAAAATTGGGTAATGGTCATCGGTAAATCGATAGACTTTCACATCATGAAACCGTGACGATAGAATCGTCGCACAAGGCTTTAAAACGTATTGTGGTACACAAAACATTAGTAAACCTTTCGGTACTAATACGTTTTTACTTTTACTTGTCAACGTTCGTAAGAAACGAAGTTCTGTTCTTTCGTGAAAGACTTCGTCGTAAGGCGGGTTTAACCACATTGCTGTATAATTCGCTTCTGTCCTCACATTTTCATATCCATCACATACCACATGGTCCAGCCGCTCACTCGAAGCTTTTGCTCGGTCTTTTTCAAGCTCAATCCCGTACGAAACTGGTTTCGCCCCTTTGGTAGCCATTGCATCAGCTAACGTCTGTAAAGCGACACCTTCCCCTGCACACGGATCAAGCATATTGATTAGATCTGAACTCTTTTTCGATTCAAATTGTAGCCCCCTTGCGACATTATGAACCTCGTATTGTTCAGTAGCATAAAAACCACCTTTTGCTTGACTCGCTAGTCTAGCCATTACAAACACCCTCTCTAAAAAAATTTAATTCATACACACACTCTTTCTAAACATCACATGCTAAAGCTAATTTCACCTCTCTCTTTCAAATGTATCTATATAAAAAACGAGACCATAAGGAAATAAACCTTTTGCTCTCGTTTGAAAAACCTCTCATATTAAATAATCGTTCGCACCACTCATCTAGGAACGCAAAAAAGGCGTTCTTTGAAAGATCAGAAATTAGACGCACGTATCGCGTATAAACGTGATACATAAGTCTACTAATCGTCCCAAAAGAACGCCATACTAGTCATCAAATGCTGCGGACCCATAATGAGTCGCAATAAATAAAAAGAATAAAAGAGTAATTAAATATAGTTGTATTATAACGAAAGAGGGAAAACATTACAATATTTTCGTTATTCGACATTTCGAATAGACGTATAGCCACAACTTAACGTGTTTTCTTTTTTACCTTCTCAATAAGTTCCTTACGTTTCCTTTGCCGTTCGTTAATAATCTCTTTCATCGGTCTTTGGGGAACAGGTCGGGGGATTTGGTTTATATGAATAACTTTACCTTTTTCAGTCATAATTACACTCCTAGTTATTCGACTTATTATAAGACACTCCATACAAGAACAGCCCCTAGTATTACTAGGAGCATGATCTTTGTCATTTTCATTATAAAGAAACTCTAATTTGATTGAAACACATCTGAATATACCATTGTTGCCTCTCGGTAGGTAGTTGATTTTCCTTGAAGACTTTCAACCACATTTGCCTCAAGAACTGAAGAGATTGAGGATTCACAACTTCGGGCTTTTCTCTT contains the following coding sequences:
- a CDS encoding HNH endonuclease signature motif containing protein; the encoded protein is MIRKDIVALKKEKDKKRLIHKINLINSKIKGLHNYYECATYVNVIFNRYARHIYDAAYWTLRRHGGKLMPANKVDNLRSVHQSYTTKIPSIRYGEMTIGITHLFFVKYTTTRLKNQKETPYSSEGRKLHERRTGKIPLLKRADELLNTTLSERIAYGQTRSLYNFEYFLNRAYTFNRDKGKCRVCGEKIEGFNLTTHHINPRLPTDKVNKVSNLATLHIQCHSKIHNDKDYSKLGIKVWKKILNFREKLTEEVK
- a CDS encoding DUF6094 domain-containing protein translates to MARLASQAKGGFYATEQYEVHNVARGLQFESKKSSDLINMLDPCAGEGVALQTLADAMATKGAKPVSYGIELEKDRAKASSERLDHVVCDGYENVRTEANYTAMWLNPPYDEVFHERTELRFLRTLTSKSKNVLVPKGLLMFCVPQYVLKPCATILSSRFHDVKVYRFTDDHYPIFKQVVVFGYFGRPSSEERKKTNKYLREISGEGPEVLPTTDEITDGEFVVCDSEDSIQLFRAGRLNISELAKDLASSTLKAEAEKRFSPSEHQVSMKNPILPLKPTHGGIAVASGAIGGNMGSHMITGITKQVTEKKNITNDEGQTTHEEYTKHYKSVVRVFSPEYGVTDLE
- the ltrA gene encoding group II intron reverse transcriptase/maturase, which codes for MAQKLNYPKSESELQTIVDTFFTKAKEGKESGRIFAFKGLLEIINSDVVILTAIHNIKGNQGSQTPGSDGENMQEDILKKDYNEVIERVKSTLINYKPRPVRRVFIPKPGTSEKRPLGIPSIIDRIIQECVRIVIEPIVEAQFFAHSYGFRPMRSAQMAIERTTDIVRKTGCYWVVEGDISKFFDNVNHRILLKKLWGMGIRDKRVLMIIKSMLEAGIMNEVQKNEIGTPQGGIISPLLANVYLDKFDNWITREWEEKRTKHQYSTASKRNRALRNGGDRFKPAYLIRYADDWILITNSKRNAEKWKYRIAKYLKSNLKLDLSEDKTHITNIKKKPIRFLGFTFKVIKGKSRSGYINLMRVN